The Raphanus sativus cultivar WK10039 unplaced genomic scaffold, ASM80110v3 Scaffold1942, whole genome shotgun sequence nucleotide sequence CTTGCTTATTTCCCTTTAGCCATTGACGTGGGTTCCCACTAGCAGCTTTCTTGTCTGCTccatctccattggctatctcttttcttttgttccttCAATCAACACAACACATAGGTTTCTACTCTTCTTCTATTGTTTCACTCTTCTAGTACAAAgagttatttttcttttatttgttggAAGGGGGAAAGTTAcagttttcttgttttttttttcttttgtaaatcaTCACATATAGAGAAAAAAGGTTAAAAAACTTTGATGTGGGTAGAGTTTTGATTCTGGGGGGAAGTAATTAATCAGATGGCTCAACAGAGACAGTTTCAGATGGAAGGTGGTAATAACGATACAAAGCTGACGAAAATCTTCGTGGGAGGATTAGCATGGGAGACTCAGAAAGATACAATGAGACGTTACTTCGAACAGTTTGGTGAAATCGTTGAAGCTGTCGTCATTACTGATAAGAACACTGGAAGATCCAAAGGCTATGGCTTTGTATGTTCTTCTTTTTCGTgacataagttttatattaaaaaacgagtttgctttttgttttttctcttttcctaaatgggtttttatttgtttgatcaGGTGACGTTTATGGAAGCAGATGCAGCTATGAGAGCATGTCAGAATATGAATCCTGTGATCGATGGAAGAAGAGCTAATTGCAATCTTGCTTTTCTTGGTGCTCACAAACCTCGTCCTCCTACTTCTCCTAGACATGGTtctcctctttctctctctataaatTCAATGAAAACTTATAGTTATAACCTAGCTTATCTTTGGATCTTTTTTGTTACTTGATTAACAAGCGAAGGAGGAAACTTGATTTGCAGGAACAGGGAGATTTAGGTCACCAGGAGGAGCAGGATTGGTTGCTCCTTCTCCTCAGTTTCGaggctcttcttcttcttcctctgcttttgttcatcatcatcaacaacaacacaTTGGTCAATTCCCATTTCCTTACTCTGCTTACGGGTAAGTATTATCATctcatcaacaaaaaaaacaagccatcttttttttttaatgtgtgtgttttattattgtttgtGTTTTATGTTCTTCAGAttttctggttattctcaaGAGGGATTGTACCCAATGGTCAGTACTCTTTTCATTGATCTTTCACTATGTTCATTGAATCCATTTTAGCTGAATGTTGATGTTCATATGTTGCAGAATTACTACAATCATCAACCCTATGGAGGACAACAGTATTCACCATATATGGGACCTCCATCATCAGGATCAACAGGAATGTTCCATGGTTACTATCCTTACTATCCTCAATACGATCCAACTCAAAGTAGTAATCATGCTCAAACTCCTCACCAACATCATCAAGGTTTCAGCTTTCAATACACTGCTACTACTCCTCCTTCTCTGTTACAATACCCTTACTTGCCTCATCAGCAATTCAGCTCTCAGCCTCCTCCACCACCAATCCTCTCACTCCCAACCTCTCTGGCTCTATCATTAGCATCTTcggcttcatcttcttcctctttgtcaACCTCCACTTCAGGTTTGATTTCAAAACTCACATCTTAATTGAAACCCTTGTTTTCCATTCATATGTATTCTTTACTATTTTTTGTGCTTGTATTAGCTGCAACCTCTGCAACAAAAACAGTAGTTATTACTACACCAGCAGCAGCTGAAGCTAGCAACAAAGATGGTCATGAAGCAAATACCCCCTCCTCCATCAAGATAGAGAACTGATTCAGTACTACAATAGCAGAGCAAGGGACTACTACATTGTGCACTAACTCATGATCAATCTCTCCAACATGTTCTAGCTAAAAACATTTATTCATATCATTTATAGGATTCTAGAGTCTCTTAATTAGTACctaggaggaggaagaagaagaaagaaaccatccTTCACAttcattgttttatttattttcatgattCATATTGCATTTTAGGttaaaagaatcaaagagaagGCATTGGTAGCCTTTTTCTGGATTATTGGATTGATGCAGAAAGCATCATTCAACATTACATTAATTTGGGGATTTATTTTTTAGGGTCAGAAGAATTGTTTTATGTCTTCTTCTGAACTCAAACATGATTTAAAAGCTTCGGATGAGCTtgaaatctcttttttttttctttcatatttgTAATGGTCTTAAGTCTTATtgcttgttcttgttcttcattatgattatataaaaattttagatGATATCTTTAATTTCAGCTGAaaattttctagtttttttccAACTTGTTGATGATATAAAACTACCTCGCTTTATAAAGTGTTCAACTTTATAATTGATTAATTTGAATTACCATGATTATATTATCAAAGTAACAATGATCATTGTCTTTGGATTCCAAAGGGGATCTTATGACAAAAGTACCGGTCAAAAGACCGTTGGGAAAGATGGATCTTTTTCTTTGCCAATGGATAACATTTCATGattattattgtttaaataaCTTTGAAAGAAACTCAGCACCTACTTAACACACAGATACATCAtacttttttggttttctttaacTTATGAGAATGTTTTAGAAGATACAACATAATGTTATTTGTCTGCAAGTACAAATTAGAAAACGGACAGGAACAAGTTGTTTGAAACAACCAAAGAAAATACAGCCAAGGAAAACTTATGTAAAAGTCatcctaaaaataaatataactttaaTGGTTTCAGTTTAACTTAGAGCCTACAAACTAATGGGCTTTTGTATATGTAAGGCCTAACTTTAAGAAAGCCATTAAGTTGGGACTGTAGACATGTGTGATACATATGGGTAACCAAGTTGGAACTTATGTAAAAGTCatcctaaaaataaatataactttaaTGGTTTCAGTTTAACTTAGAGCCTACAAACTAATGGGCTTTTGTATATGTAAGGCCTAACTTTAAGAAAGCCATTAAGTTGGTACTGTAGACATGTGTGATACATATGGGTAACCAAGTTGGGCATAAAAGCCTAACCACGTAAGCATATGGGAAGTTGTTTACTACGTTATTAACTGTCCATATCATAGACcaatagatattttgttttgcTTTAATTTTGATGGGGCATTTTTCTACGCAAAAGCAAAGTTTATAGATTGTTCTAGaactcttcttctttccacacaaaatatataaaattcacaCCACAGATTACGACTTTAATCAATGCTGGCATTTAATATTGAGGCTAATGGGTCCATTTTtaattctattattttttaaaataatatttaagacAATATCTAACTTGAGCAAATCTAACTTGAGTGATAAATAGATCGCTGcagaaagataaaaagaaaaatatctacTTTTGAACACCAATCAGAAAAATGCCTAGAATCAAAGTTAGCCACACAAATAGACAAGAACACCCACGTGTCATCCTCATAACCACTAGAAACTATACAGGAACGACACGTGGAATGTGGACCAACGAAGCAGAGCTACGCCATCTCCACCGAATCAGACACGATACAGGAAAATCAAAATAATGGCCCATATTAAGCCACGTCAGCCCAAAGAAGGCCCGCATAGTTATGAACcgttaattagattttttttttcccaagTTGTTTAATGCTATTCTCGTTGAGCATAGAAGTCGTCTGATATTTTGGCCATAGTTTTGAGTGGCTCAGAATTAGAttctaattataataatatacctcctctttgccttcttcttcctcactaCAATAATCAGATAATACCTTTTCTTCCTCTCGGCGAAATTAAGATCTAAAATCGATGGGGGAAGTTGTGGTTATAAGTAGCGACGAAGGTACTACGGAGACGATGATGAGCAGAGGCAAGTCATCGGAGGTTGTCCGATGGGAGAAGTATCTTCCGACAACGGTTCTCAGGGTTTTGCTTGTCGAATCCGACGATTCGACTCGCCAAATCATCACCGCCCTTCTCCAAAAATGCTCTTACAAAGGTCCTTGCTTTACtctgttttataaaatgttttaaaagtttCCTTCTTTTGTCTTGATTTTGAACTTAGAAGTATGTTCGGTCTGTGAAACTAAACTCGAGTCGGTTTTGATTTCAAAAAAGTTGTTACAAATGTCGAATTTTATCATTGCTTTACTCTGTTTTATATTGatgttttaaaagttttgtCTTGATTTTGAACTTAGAAGTATGTTCGGTCGGAATTAGATCATTTGTTCATTGTCTTAAATCTGTTTTTCAAGTTTCATTCTTTTTGTCTTAATTTTAAAGTAAGAAGTAATGTTGAAACTAAACTTTGGATCTGGattttgattacaaaaaaaaaaacagttgtaGCAGTATCGGATGGTTTAGCAGCGTGGGAGACTGTAAAGGGGAAGACACATAAGATTGACCTAATACTAACGGAGCTGGATTTGCCAGCTATATCTGGTTTTGCACTCCTTGCTTTGGTGATGGAGCATGAAGCTTGCAAGCACATTCCTGTCATAAGTACGATGTTGGTGTTCCCCTAAGTCcgtttctttatttctttttttgttaaaaaaataagaagcacTCTCTTTAGTTTTTTGTTGTACTGATGACTTTTTTTCTACTTGTTTTCTAGTGATGTCGTCTCAAGATTCGATGGCAATGGTCTTGAAGTGTATGTTGAGAGGTGCTGCTGATTATCTAATCAAACCCATGAGGAAAAATGAGTTGAAGAATCTATGGCAACATGTCTGGAGAAGACTTACCGTAAGTTCATTTTTGTATCCtttgtgtttgattttttttaaagcttgAAAGACTTATATGATTGTCTATATTTTTGGGGTTATGAATCAGTTGCGTGGTGATCATACTGCTCATGCACCTAGCTTACCAGCTTCACAGCAGAACCTTGAAGACACTGATGAGACTTGTGCAGATTCCAGATATCATTCTGATCATGGAAGTGGTTCTCAGGTACCAGATTTGATTTTGGTGGCATCGTGTGTTTCAATAGATGCCTGATATCTTTGTCAATTGCGCAGGCTATCAGCGACAAGGATAAGGTGATGGAGGATGTGAAACCGGTGGTTGAATGTTTTGATGTGACAATGGATTTGATAGGTGGAATGGAGAAACGGAGTGAGGAGTGTTACTATGGAGACAAGACTGGTGAGCAGCAGCAGAATGTTGGTCCAGAGCTTGGGCTTTCTCTGAAGAGGTGTTGCTCTGGAGGAAGTTTGGAGAAGAAGCAAGATGAAAGCAAGCATCAAAAGCTTAGCCTCTCTGATGCATCAGCCTTCTCACGGTTTGGTGTTCTTGCTTGCAAAACAATAAAGAATGTCTCGAATCATTGGTTAGTGTTTTGTTCAATAACATTACTACATTAACGTGCAGATATGAGAATGAGAAGCCAGCAGAGAAAGCAGGTGTTGCTGCTGTAGAGGCAAGTAGTTCAGCTGGGCCCAAGACACCAAGCGAATCACATGAGAAGTTATTAAGATGTGATCACGGAAGCGCTACAACGAGCAGCAACCATGAGCATGTCGGATCATCAAGCGTAACCGGACGAAACCAGTTTCTTCAGTGCAGGAGTACGAAACAGAAGCAAGAATCTCTCTTGCCAGTAGAATCAAATCTCCTGAAGGCAAGCGAGGAAGTGGACGTTGGTTGTCAGAGCAACAATGAGGAGGAGGGGACAGTAACAGCAGGAGGACAAAGTAGGAGCAGCATAACAGAGAAAGcaacagaagaagaaggtgtGCTGAGTGTCCAGGAGCGTAGGAGTGAGAGAGCAGCTGCGCTGATGAAGTTCCGGATGAAGAGGAAAGATCGATGCTTTAATAAAAAGGTAAGATAGACCCACCCATAAGCTCTGCTATATATGGTGGATTCTTTTATCATGAAATGCAATAACTAAATGTTTCAAGTGGCAATGAATAATATTGGAATACAGGTAAGATATGAGAGCAGGAAGAAGCTAGCAGAGCAGCGTCCACGAGTGAAAGGCCAGTTCGTGCGTGCTATGAATTCAGATGCGTCTtctactaaataaaaaaaacaattggcCAACGAGACAAGTTTGTAACTCTAGAGTGAAGGGCCAGTTTGGTTTTATAATAGAGACTTATTTATTAGATTTGTTGTTATATGCAGTGTTGTTGTTCTTTTGTATTTGAGCGTTTTCTTGTCAACTAATCTGAGAAACTGGTGGGGGTAATGGTTCCCCGGCCCCTCTTGTATATCTGGAGAATGAATGATCAAAGCTACGTTAAAACTGTAACTccattattactatttttttttcttatctttgaTTGAGTAGCAATTTTTATAGTAAGAAGACAATCTAAGATCCATAATATGATTAGGACACGACAATTGGACTATTGGGGAGGTGGGGgcatatattatttgatttcaaAGGACCCAAAAGCATATTCCAAATTTGTTTCTATGCTAAAATCCATTCAGAAACCTACAGATTTATATTCTTCTCAAAAACCtgtaaacaaattaaattaatttcataaataaataaccgaGGAAAAACACAAAGGACCATAAACCAGGTAATTAAAGGCCCAATCATTCGCTAGAGACACAAAAAAATCATTCGGTTCGATTAGTAAACTTGCCAGAAAGACAGGAGAGCGCAATAATTACGGTGAGAAAAAAGAGTGTTCTGACACGTGTACCTAAAATTGACCCGTGagagaaaaacacaaaaacaaacaaacaaaaaagaaccAAAAGAGATTATTACAGATCTGGAAAGGAAAAGGAAGGAAGGGAGGATAAGAgtggaaaaacaaaagaaaaaaggaaaagtaGGAGAAGCTGCTCAGCCCATCTCTCCGTGGCCGCCTTACACCTTTTCTTATAAAAAGGGTCACTCCTTTCCCTCGACATTCTCTCTTTaaaggcggaggaggaggacaaGTAGTAGTGAATCTATCAACCTCCACTTCCTCTCTCATTGTAAGCTCTCTTTGAATTCAATCATCTTTTCTCACGCCTCTATGTTTGTCTGTTTTCGGTTTCTTCACATCtgtgtaattttattttttattattatttgggGTCGAACCTGAAGAATCAGTCTTTTCTTTTTGCCGATGCATCTCTGTTCAGTTGCTGGATTCTTCCTTTTCTCATTCTGACTTTTGgaattggatttttttttttttttttttttaatttgtggctttaattgatttttatagTGTTTTGACTCTCTGATTATGATGATTATTATACGCTCTGTAAGCGTTgattagtttaaaataataaaaataataaatatacattcCTTCTGAGTATGTGATTGTGCTAGAAGAACCTCCTCCTCCTGTACAAGACTAGTAGTGCTATACATGTCCCACTCCTCTTATTTGTTCTTTCTTGTTAATaaatttgctttctttttctgtttaaacAGATTTTACCCAATT carries:
- the LOC108849255 gene encoding uncharacterized protein LOC108849255, with the translated sequence MAQQRQFQMEGGNNDTKLTKIFVGGLAWETQKDTMRRYFEQFGEIVEAVVITDKNTGRSKGYGFVTFMEADAAMRACQNMNPVIDGRRANCNLAFLGAHKPRPPTSPRHGTGRFRSPGGAGLVAPSPQFRGSSSSSSAFVHHHQQQHIGQFPFPYSAYGFSGYSQEGLYPMNYYNHQPYGGQQYSPYMGPPSSGSTGMFHGYYPYYPQYDPTQSSNHAQTPHQHHQGFSFQYTATTPPSLLQYPYLPHQQFSSQPPPPPILSLPTSLALSLASSASSSSSLSTSTSAATSATKTVVITTPAAAEASNKDGHEANTPSSIKIEN
- the LOC108849194 gene encoding two-component response regulator-like APRR9 isoform X1 — encoded protein: MGEVVVISSDEGTTETMMSRGKSSEVVRWEKYLPTTVLRVLLVESDDSTRQIITALLQKCSYKVVAVSDGLAAWETVKGKTHKIDLILTELDLPAISGFALLALVMEHEACKHIPVIMMSSQDSMAMVLKCMLRGAADYLIKPMRKNELKNLWQHVWRRLTLRGDHTAHAPSLPASQQNLEDTDETCADSRYHSDHGSGSQAISDKDKVMEDVKPVVECFDVTMDLIGGMEKRSEECYYGDKTGEQQQNVGPELGLSLKRCCSGGSLEKKQDESKHQKLSLSDASAFSRYENEKPAEKAGVAAVEASSSAGPKTPSESHEKLLRCDHGSATTSSNHEHVGSSSVTGRNQFLQCRSTKQKQESLLPVESNLLKASEEVDVGCQSNNEEEGTVTAGGQSRSSITEKATEEEGVLSVQERRSERAAALMKFRMKRKDRCFNKKVRYESRKKLAEQRPRVKGQFVRAMNSDASSTK
- the LOC108849194 gene encoding two-component response regulator-like APRR9 isoform X2 encodes the protein MGEVVVISSDEGTTETMMSRGKSSEVVRWEKYLPTTVLRVLLVESDDSTRQIITALLQKCSYKVVAVSDGLAAWETVKGKTHKIDLILTELDLPAISGFALLALVMEHEACKHIPVIMMSSQDSMAMVLKCMLRGAADYLIKPMRKNELKNLWQHVWRRLTLRGDHTAHAPSLPASQQNLEDTDETCADSRYHSDHGSGSQAISDKDKVMEDVKPVVECFDVTMDLIGGMEKRSEECYYGDKTGEQQQNVGPELGLSLKRCCSGGSLEKKQDESKHQKLSLSDASAFSRYENEKPAEKAGVAAVEASSSAGPKTPSESHEKLLRCDHGSATTSSNHEHVGSSSVTGRNQFLQCRSTKQKQESLLPVESNLLKASEEVDVGCQSNNEEEGTVTAGGQSRSSITEKATEEEGVLSVQERRSERAAALMKFRMKRKDRCFNKKVR
- the LOC108849194 gene encoding two-component response regulator-like APRR9 isoform X3, which gives rise to MMSSQDSMAMVLKCMLRGAADYLIKPMRKNELKNLWQHVWRRLTLRGDHTAHAPSLPASQQNLEDTDETCADSRYHSDHGSGSQAISDKDKVMEDVKPVVECFDVTMDLIGGMEKRSEECYYGDKTGEQQQNVGPELGLSLKRCCSGGSLEKKQDESKHQKLSLSDASAFSRYENEKPAEKAGVAAVEASSSAGPKTPSESHEKLLRCDHGSATTSSNHEHVGSSSVTGRNQFLQCRSTKQKQESLLPVESNLLKASEEVDVGCQSNNEEEGTVTAGGQSRSSITEKATEEEGVLSVQERRSERAAALMKFRMKRKDRCFNKKVRYESRKKLAEQRPRVKGQFVRAMNSDASSTK
- the LOC108849194 gene encoding two-component response regulator-like APRR9 isoform X4, yielding MSSQDSMAMVLKCMLRGAADYLIKPMRKNELKNLWQHVWRRLTLRGDHTAHAPSLPASQQNLEDTDETCADSRYHSDHGSGSQAISDKDKVMEDVKPVVECFDVTMDLIGGMEKRSEECYYGDKTGEQQQNVGPELGLSLKRCCSGGSLEKKQDESKHQKLSLSDASAFSRYENEKPAEKAGVAAVEASSSAGPKTPSESHEKLLRCDHGSATTSSNHEHVGSSSVTGRNQFLQCRSTKQKQESLLPVESNLLKASEEVDVGCQSNNEEEGTVTAGGQSRSSITEKATEEEGVLSVQERRSERAAALMKFRMKRKDRCFNKKVRYESRKKLAEQRPRVKGQFVRAMNSDASSTK
- the LOC108849194 gene encoding two-component response regulator-like APRR9 isoform X5; its protein translation is MNQLRGDHTAHAPSLPASQQNLEDTDETCADSRYHSDHGSGSQAISDKDKVMEDVKPVVECFDVTMDLIGGMEKRSEECYYGDKTGEQQQNVGPELGLSLKRCCSGGSLEKKQDESKHQKLSLSDASAFSRYENEKPAEKAGVAAVEASSSAGPKTPSESHEKLLRCDHGSATTSSNHEHVGSSSVTGRNQFLQCRSTKQKQESLLPVESNLLKASEEVDVGCQSNNEEEGTVTAGGQSRSSITEKATEEEGVLSVQERRSERAAALMKFRMKRKDRCFNKKVRYESRKKLAEQRPRVKGQFVRAMNSDASSTK